Proteins encoded by one window of Panicum virgatum strain AP13 chromosome 7N, P.virgatum_v5, whole genome shotgun sequence:
- the LOC120680516 gene encoding zeaxanthin epoxidase, chloroplastic-like isoform X1, whose protein sequence is MALLSATSPAKAPFSALFLGHDEPQHGHALPGPHPQCSGAGRRRQRARGGLLVSAAMRPPDAAPAAGEKKGRKPRVLVAGGGIGGLVLALAARRKGYEVTVFERDMSAVRGEGQYRGPIQIQSNALAALEAIDMSVADEVMRAGCVTGDRINGLVDGVSGSWYCKFDTFTPAAERGLPVTRVISRMTLQQILARAVGDDAILNDSHVVNFIDDGSKVTAILEDGRRFEGDLLVGADGIWSKVRKTLFGHSEATYSGYTCYTGIADFVPPDIDTVGYRVFLGHKQYFVSSDVGAGKMQWYAFHKEEAGGTDPENGKKKRLLEIFSGWCDNVIDLINATEEEAILRRDIYDRPPTVNWGKGRVTLLGDSVHAMQPNLGQGGCMAIEDGYQLAVELENAWQESLKSGTLMDIVSSLKRYEKERRLRVAVIHGLARMAAIMATTYRPYLGVGLGPLSFLTKLRIPHPGRVGGRFFIKIGMPAMLSWVLGGNSSKLKGRPLSCRLSDKANDQLYRWFEDDDALEEAMGGEWYLFPTNEGNSNSLQPVRLIRDEQRTISVGSRSDPSDSASSLALPMSQISEMHATITCKNKAFYLTDLGSEQGTWITDNEGRRYRVPPNFPVRFRPSDIIEFGSDKKAMFRVKVLNTVPYESTRRGKQQQQQQVLQAA, encoded by the exons atggcgctgCTCTCCGCAACTTCCCCGGCCAAGGCGCCCTTCTCGGCGCTCTTCCTCGGCCACGACGAGCCGCAGCACGGGCACGCGCTCCCGGGCCCGCACCCGCAGTGCTCGGGCgccgggaggcggcggcagcgggcgcgcggcggcctgtTGGTGTCGGCGGCAATGCGGCCTCCggacgccgcgccggcggcgggcgagaaGAAGGGGAGGAAGCCCCGGGtgctggtggccggcggcgggatcgGCGGGTTGGTGCTCGcgctggcggcgcggcgcaaGGGGTACGAGGTGACGGTGTTCGAGCGCGACATGAGCGCGGTGCGCGGGGAGGGCCAGTACCGCGGGCCCATCCAGATCCAGAGCaacgcgctcgccgcgctggAGGCCATCGACATGTCCGTCGCCGACGAGGTCATGCGCGCCGGCTGCGTCACCGGCGACCGCATCAACGGCCTCGTCGACGGCGTCTCCGGCTCCTG GTACTGCAAGTTTGATACATTTACCCCTGCAGCTGAGCGGGGGCTCCCAGTCACGAGGGTCATTAGCCGCATGACGCTGCAACAGATCCTTGCTCGCGCAGTTGGCGATGACGCTATATTGAACGATAGCCATGTAGTCAATTTTATAGATGATGGCAGTAAG GTTACTGCCATATTGGAGGATGGTCGAAGATTTGAAGGCGATCTTTTGGTCGGTGCTGACGGAATATGGTCAAAG GTGAGGAAGACACTATTTGGGCACTCAGAAGCCACTTATTCAGGATACACATGCTACACTGGAATTGCAGACTTTGTGCCTCCTGATATTGACACAGTTGG GTACCGAGTATTTCTTGGTCACAAACAATACTTCGTCTCTTCAGATGTTGGTGCTGGTAAAATGCAATGGTATGCTTTTCATAAAGAAGAGGCTGGTGGCACTGACCCTGAAAATG GTAAAAAGAAACGATTGCTCGAGATATTCAGTGGTTGGTGTGACAATGTCATAGATCTGATTAATGCAACTGAAGAGGAAGCGATTCTTCGCCGTGACATATATGACCGCCCACCTACTGTGAATTGGGGAAAAGGTCGTGTGACCTTGCTTGGTGATTCTGTCCATGCTATGCAGCCAAATCTGGGTCAAGGTGGCTGCATGGCTATTGAG GATGGATACCAGCTGGCTGTGGAGCTTGAGAATGCCTGGCAGGAGAGTCTCAAGTCCGGAACTCTTATGGACATAGTTTCCTCCTTGAAGCG TTATGAGAAGGAGAGAAGGCTGCGTGTTGCTGTTATACATGGATTGGCAAGAATGGCAGCAATCATGGCAACCACTTATAGACCATATCTGGGTGTTGGTCTTGGACCTTTGTCG TTTTTGACCAAGCTGCGGATACCACATCCGGGAAGAGTTGGTGGAAGATTCTTCATCAAGATTGGAATGCCAGCGATGCTGAGCTGGGTGCTTGGTGGCAACAG TTCAAAGCTAAAAGGAAGACCTCTAAGCTGCCGGCTTTCAGACAAG GCCAACGACCAACTTTATCGATGGTTTGAGGATGACGACGCATTGGAAGAAGCTATGGGCGGAGA ATGGTACCTCTTCCCCACAAATGAAGGAAACAGCAATAGTTTGCAGCCTGTCCGTTTAATCAGGGATGAACAGAGGACAATCTCTGTTGG AAGTCGGTCAGATCCCAGTGACTCTGCATCTTCCTTGGCATTGCCCATGTCGCAG ATATCAGAAATGCATGCTACCATCACATGCAAGAACAAGGCTTTCTATCTGACTGATCTTGGAAGTGAACAAGGCACATGGATTACTGA CAATGAAGGTAGACGTTACCGTGTCCCACCAAACTTCCCGGTTCGTTTCCGCCCCTCTGATATCATTGAGTTTGGTTCCGATAAGAAG GCCATGTTCCGGGTGAAGGTGCTGAACACGGTCCCATATGAATCCACAAGAagagggaagcagcagcagcagcagcaagtccTTCAGGCTGCATGA
- the LOC120682551 gene encoding probable fucosyltransferase 7: MGARRSQLAGRTRSSAVQPTTVLLTAAIVAAVLIMAAVLFGARWTPSSDAGTWVSAGVRVVMNAVSDQGAAVPLATVPDPGDRLLGGLLSPDFDDRSCLSRYRAARYRRASLHALSPHLVAALRRYESLHRLCGPGTPAYARAVERLRAPPNASSGDGGADPSGAPCNYLVWTPNAGLGNRILSITAGFLYALLTDRVLLLDGSSGDLDDLFCEPFPSSTWILPRGDLPVRGKLAVDTPESLGNTLGRGEAPRAAAPWLYAHLVHNYNAQDKLFFCDDVQAQLRRVPWLVFQADNYFVPGLFLIPRFERELARMFPRRDAVFHHLGRYLFHPSNTVWGMVERYHGAGFAKADERVGIQVRTFKWAPISTGEFYGQILKCTHREGILPAAVAPAANTSEAARRRAVVVVSLHGEYSEMLRNLYHEHGTAAGEAVSVFQPTHLGEQHIGDKQQNQKALAEMVLLSFSDVVVTTGVSTFGYVSQGLAGLRPWVLMRPNHGKAPDTPCKLAPTIEPCFHRPPNYDCRAKARCDTGRIVQHIRHCEDFPEGVQLLES, from the exons ATGGGGGCACGTCGGTCGCAGCTCGCCGGCAGGACCAGATCGTCGGCCGTGCAGCCGACGACGGTGCTGCTGACCGCGGCGATCGTTGCGGCCGTGCTGATCATGGCCGCCGTCCTCTTCGGCGCCCGGTGGACGCCCTCCAGCGACGCCGGGACATGGGTCTCGGCCGGAGTCCGCGTCGTCATGAACGCCG TGTCTGACCAGGGCGCCGCCGTCCCGTTGGCGACGGTGCCGGACCCCGGCGACAGGCTCCTGGGCGGCCTCCTCTCGCCGGACTTCGACGACCGCTCCTGCCTCAGCCGCTACCGCGCCGCGCGCTACCGCCGGGCGTCACTGCACGCGCTCTCGCCGCACCtcgtcgccgccctccgccggtACGAGTCCCTCCACCGCCTCTGCGGCCCCGGCACCCCAGCCTACGCGCGCGCCGTCGagcgcctccgcgcgccgcccaaCGCctccagcggcgacggcggcgccgatcCCTCCGGCGCCCCGTGCAACTACCTCGTGTGGACCCCGAACGCGGGGCTCGGCAACCGCATCCTCTCCATCACCGCCGGCTTCCTCTACGCGCTCCTCACCgaccgcgtcctcctcctcgacggcagcagcggcgaccTCGACGACCTCTTCTGCGAGCCGTTCCCGAGCTCCACGTGGATCCTGCCGCGCGGGGACCTCCCCGTCCGCGGgaagctcgccgtcgacacccccgaGAGCCTCGGCAACACGCTGGGCCGCGGCGAGgcgccccgcgccgcggcgccgtgGCTGTACGCGCACCTCGTGCACAACTACAACGCCCAGGACAAGCTCTTCTTCTGCGACGACGTGCAGGCCCAGCTGCGGCGCGTGCCCTGGCTCGTGTTCCAGGCGGACAACTACTTCGTGCCGGGCTTGTTCCTGATCCCGCGGTTCGAGCGGGAGCTCGCGCGCATGTTCCCCCGCCGCGACGCCGTGTTCCACCACCTCGGCCGCTACCTCTTCCACCCGAGCAACACGGTGTGGGGCATGGTGGAGCGGTACCACGGCGCCGGCTTCGCCAAGGCGGACGAGCGCGTGGGGATCCAGGTGCGCACGTTCAAGTGGGCGCCCATCTCCACCGGCGAGTTCTACGGCCAGATCCTCAAGTGCACGCACCGCGAGGGCAtcctgcccgccgccgtcgcgcccgcggCCAACACCTCTGAGGCGGCGAGGCGCAGGGCGGTGGTCGTCGTGTCCCTGCACGGAGAGTACTCCGAGATGCTCAGGAACCTGTACCACGagcacggcacggcggcgggggaggcggtGAGCGTGTTCCAGCCGACGCACCTGGGCGAGCAGCACATCGGCGACAAGCAGCAGAACCAGAAGGCGCTCGCGGAGATGGTGCTCCTCAGCTTCTCCGACGTGGTGGTCACCACCGGCGTCTCGACGTTCGGGTATGTCAGCCAGGGGCTGGCCGGGCTGAGACCGTGGGTGCTGATGCGCCCCAACCACGGGAAGGCGCCGGACACGCCGTGCAAGCTGGCCCCCACCATTGAGCCGTGCTTCCACAGGCCGCCCAACTACGACTGCCGGGCCAAGGCCAGATGTGACACCGGCAGGATAGTCCAGCACATCCGGCACTGCGAGGACTTCCCGGAGGGTGTCCAGTTGCTGGAGTCATGA
- the LOC120682552 gene encoding mitochondrial uncoupling protein 3-like, translated as MPTDNAEAGGGRRGTLVKVSLSSVSAAMAEASTNPLDALKTRLQLHRGPGGAGGGGVIRVAVELARDGGVYRGFSPAVLRHLMYTPVRIVGYEHLRSTLASGGREASVVEKALAGGLSGIAAQVVASPADLVKVRMQADSRLLSQGIQPRYTGITDAFTKIIRAEGFLGLWKGVVPNAQRAFLVNIGELTCYDQAKHFIIRRQICDDNLYAHTLASVASGLSATTLSCPADVVKTRMMNQGKEGKALYRSSYDCLVKTVRHEGIRALWKGFLPTWARLGPWQFVFWVSYEKLRRASGISSF; from the exons ATGCCAACCGACaacgccgaggccggcggcggccgccgggggaCCCTGGTCAAGGTCTCCCTCTCGTCCGTCTCGGCCGCCATGGCGGAGGCCTCCACCAACCCCTTGGACGCCCTCAAGACGCGGCTCCAGCTCCACCGCGGCCccgggggcgcgggcgggggcggcgtgATACGCGTCGCGGTCGAGCTCGCCCGCGACGGCGGGGTGTACCGGGGCTTCTCCCCCGCCGTACTCCGCCACCTGATGTACACCCCGGTCCGCATCGTGGGGTACGAGCATCTCCGGTCCACCCTCGCCAGCGGGGGCCGGGAGGCCAGCGTCGTCGAGAAGGCGCTCGCCGGGGGACTCTCCGGCATTGCTGCGCAG GTGGTGGCGAGCCCTGCTGACCTCGTCAAGGTAAGGATGCAAGCAGACAGCAGGTTGTTAAGCCAAGGTATTCAACCACGGTACACTGGAATCACAGATGCCTTCACAAAGATTATACGAGCTGAGGGCTTTCTAGGACTTTGGAAGGGGGTTGTTCCCAACGCGCAACGGGCATTTCTTGTCAACATTGGTGAATTGACATGCTACGATCAAGCAAAACATTTCATCATTCGCAGGCAGATATGCGATGACAATCTATATGCTCACACATTGGCCTCTGTCGCGTCTGGACTGTCCGCTACAACCTTGAGCTGTCCAGCAGATGTAGTCAAAACTAGGATGATGAACCAGGGGAAGGAGGGCAAAGCTCTATACAGGAGTTCTTACGATTGTTTGGTCAAGACCGTCAGACATGAGGGCATAAGGGCTTTGTGGAAGGGTTTCTTACCCACATGGGCGAGGCTTGGCCCGTGGCAGTTTGTGTTCTGGGTTTCATATGAGAAATTGCGCCGTGCATCAGGTATTTCATCATTCTGA
- the LOC120683039 gene encoding probable fucosyltransferase 7 produces the protein MDQNKAMRSHLSPCRGLEARRRWYRAAARPTVLVVAASVAAALLMAGFLFGVRLTPSGGNTAWVSAGVRDVLKAVSNDQNGQGAAAGPLATVPDPGDRLLGGLLAPEFDDSSCLSRYRAALYRRPSVHAISSHLVFALRRYESLHRRCGPGTPAYARAVERLRAPPNASAATPSSSSAAGCSYLVWNPIEGLGNRILTITSGFLYALLTDRVLLLHSSGGALDDLFCEPFPGSTWILEEDESFPIPGMGHLTAGHHESLRSVLRRGEDPGAAPWLYVHLRHDYSKVHQDQQFFCDDLQAQLRRVPWLVFQSDNYFVPALFLIPGLERELGRMFPRRDLVFHHLGRYLFHPSNTVWGMVTRYHDEYFAKADERVGIQVRRFRWAPISTDELYGQILNCSQREGILPFPGAAAGGSNDGQLAKQKAVLVVSLHGEYSEKLRDLYQKNGSAGREAVSVHQPTHLGAQRSGEQQHNQKALAEMVLLSFSDAVVTTAVSTFGYVGQGLAGLRPWVLMNPVNGKAPGTPCRHAATMEPCFHTPPTYDCRARAKGDVGRIVRHIRHCEDFPQGVQLVE, from the exons ATGGATCAGAACAAGGCGATGCGGTCTCACTTGTCGCCGTGTCGTGGGCTGGAGGCGCGCCGGCGGTGGtaccgagcggcggcgcggccgacgGTGCTGGTGGTCGCGgcgagcgtggcggcggcgctgctcatgGCCGGCTTCCTCTTCGGCGTCCGGCTGACGCCCTCGGGCGGCAACACTGCCTGGGTCTCGGCCGGAGTACGTGACGTTCTCAAAGCCG TGTCCAACGACCAGAACggccagggcgccgccgccggtccgctGGCGACGGTGCCGGATCCCGGCGACCGCCTTCTGGGAGGACTCCTCGCGCCGGAATTCGATGACAGCTCCTGCCTCAGCCGCTACCGCGCCGCGCTCTACCGCCGGCCGTCGGTGCACGCCATCTCCTCCCACCTCGTCTTCGCGCTCCGCCGCTACGAGTCGCTGCACCGCCGCTGCGGCCCCGGCACCCCTGCCTACGCGCGCGCCGTCGAACGCCTGCGCGCGCCGCCCAACGCCTCGGCGGCCACTCCGTCTTCTTCCTCGGCGGCCGGGTGCAGCTACCTCGTGTGGAACCCGATCGAGGGCCTCGGCAACCGCATCCTCACCATCACCTCCGGCTTCCTCTACGCGCTCCTCACCGACCGCGTGCTCCTCCTccacagcagcggcggcgccctggACGACCTCTTCTGCGAGCCGTTCCCGGGCTCCACGTGGATCCTGGAAGAAGACGAAAGCTTCCCCATCCCCGGCATGGGGCACCTCACCGCCGGACACCACGAGAGCCTCCGCTCCGTGCTGAGGCGCGGCGAGGACCCCGGCGCGGCGCCGTGGCTGTACGTCCACCTGCGACACGACTACAGCAAGGTCCACCAGGACCAGCAGTTCTTCTGCGACGACCTGCAGGCCCAGCTGCGGCGCGTGCCGTGGCTCGTGTTCCAGTCGGACAACTACTTCGTGCCGGCGCTGTTCCTGATCCCGGGGCTCGAGCGGGAGCTCGGCCGCATGTTCCCGCGCCGCGACCTCGTGTTCCACCACCTCGGCCGCTACCTCTTCCACCCGAGCAACACGGTGTGGGGCATGGTGACGCGGTACCACGACGAGTACTTCGCCAAGGCGGACGAGCGCGTGGGCATCCAGGTGCGCAGGTTCCGCTGGGCGCCCATCTCGACCGACGAGCTCTACGGCCAGATCCTCAACTGCTCGCAACGCGAGGGCATCCTGCCcttccccggcgccgccgccgggggctcCAACGACGGCCAGCTGGCGAAGCAGAAGGCCGTGCTCGTCGTGTCCCTGCACGGTGAGTACTCGGAGAAGCTCAGGGACCTGTACCAGAAGAACGGATCGGCGGGCAGGGAGGCGGTGAGCGTGCACCAGCCGACGCACCTGGGCGCGCAGCGATCCGGCGAGCAACAGCACAACCAGAAGGCGCTCGCGGAGATGGTGCTGCTCAGCTTCTCGGACGCGGTGGTCACCACCGCCGTCTCGACGTTCGGGTACGTCGGCCAGGGTCTGGCGGGGCTGAGACCGTGGGTGCTCATGAACCCCGTCAACGGGAAGGCGCCCGGAACGCCGTGCCGGCACGCCGCTACTATGGAGCCGTGCTTCCACACGCCGCCGACCTACGACTGTCGCGCGAGGGCCAAAGGTGACGTCGGCAGAATTGTGCGGCACATCCGACACTGCGAGGACTTCCCGCAGGGCGTGCAGTTGGTGGAGTGA
- the LOC120680517 gene encoding mitochondrial phosphate carrier protein 3, mitochondrial-like: MALSESSRNALLPAFLYASPATAGGVGGRAVAAPSAAGLAVWARAPSEPGRRIEMYSPAFYAACTAGGIASCGLTHMTVTPLDLVKCNMQIDPAKYKSISSGFGVLLKEQGAKGFFRGWVPTLLGYSAQGACKFGFYEFFKKYYSDIAGPEYAAKYKTLIYLAGSASAELIADIALCPMEAVKVRVQTQPGFARGLSDGLPKFVKSEGYAGLYKGIVPLWGRQIPYTMMKFASFETVVEMIYKYAIPAPKSECSKNLQLGVSFAGGYIAGVFCAVVSHPADNLVSFLNNAQGATVGDAVKKIGLVGLFTRGLPLRIVMIGTLTGAQWGIYDAFKVMVGLPTTGGVAPTPAAAKA, encoded by the exons ATGGCCCTTTCCGAGAGCTCGAGGAATGCCCTGCTTCCCGCCTTCCTCTACGCGTCCCCTGCCACCGCCGGTGGCGTGGGCGGACGCGCGGTCGCCGCTCCGTCTGCGGCGGGGCTCGCGGTGTGGGCGCGGGCGCCGAGCGAGCCGGGCCGGAGGATCGAGATGTACTCGCCGGCGTTCTACGCGGCGTGCACGGCCGGTGGTATCGCCAGCTGTGGGCTCACGCACATGACGGTCACGCCGCTCGACCTCGTCAAGTGCAACATGCAG ATCGATCCGGCTAAGTACAAGAGCATCTCTTCTGGTTTTGGTGTTTTGTTGAAAGAGCAAGGTGCCAAGGGTTTTTTCAGAGGCTGGGTACCCACCTTGCTTGGATACAGTGCTCAGGGAGCATGCAAGTTCGGTTTCTATGAATTCTTCAAGAAGTATTACTCAGACATTGCTGGCCCTGAGTATGCTGCAAAGTACAAGACCTTGATTTACCTTGCGGGATCTGCTTCGGCTGAACTCATTGCAGATATTGCCCTCTGTCCAATGGAGGCTGTGAAGGTCCGTGTGCAAACACAGCCTGGCTTTGCAAGAGGTTTGTCTGATGGTCTTCCCAAGTTTGTTAAATCTGAAGGCTATGCTGG GCTTTATAAAGGAATTGTTCCTCTCTGGGGCCGACAAATTCCAT ACACTATGATGAAATTTGCCTCTTTCGAGACGGTTGTTGAGATGATCTACAAATATGCCATCCCTGCACCCAAGAGCGAGTGCAGCAAGAATCTCCAGCTTGGAGTGAGCTTTGCAGGGGGATACATTGCTGGGGTGTTCTGTGCAGTCGTTTCTCACCCAGCTGACAACCTTGTTTCCTTCCTCAACAATGCTCAGGGGGCAACTGTAGGCGAT GCTGTGAAGAAGATTGGCCTAGTGGGGCTATTTACCCGTGGGCTGCCATTGCGGATAGTGATGATTGGCACCCTAACTGGAGCCCAATGGGGTATCTATGACGCTTTCAAAGTCATGGTTGGACT GCCAACTACTGGTGGTGTTGCTCCAACACCTGCTGCAGCTAAGGCCTGA
- the LOC120680516 gene encoding zeaxanthin epoxidase, chloroplastic-like isoform X2, with the protein MPSTTPASRTAIPLPSASPASRCGSRTLRLLALPAPPAPRRRIGLPPGRARRPVAAVASAAMPAPGPKARVLVAGGGIGGLVFALAARRKGFEVLVLERDMSAIRGEGRYRGPIQLQSNALAVLEAVDAAAADQVMDAGCITGDRVNGIVDGVSGSWYCKFDTFTPAAERGLPVTRVISRMTLQQILARAVGDDAILNDSHVVNFIDDGSKVTAILEDGRRFEGDLLVGADGIWSKVRKTLFGHSEATYSGYTCYTGIADFVPPDIDTVGYRVFLGHKQYFVSSDVGAGKMQWYAFHKEEAGGTDPENGKKKRLLEIFSGWCDNVIDLINATEEEAILRRDIYDRPPTVNWGKGRVTLLGDSVHAMQPNLGQGGCMAIEDGYQLAVELENAWQESLKSGTLMDIVSSLKRYEKERRLRVAVIHGLARMAAIMATTYRPYLGVGLGPLSFLTKLRIPHPGRVGGRFFIKIGMPAMLSWVLGGNSSKLKGRPLSCRLSDKANDQLYRWFEDDDALEEAMGGEWYLFPTNEGNSNSLQPVRLIRDEQRTISVGSRSDPSDSASSLALPMSQISEMHATITCKNKAFYLTDLGSEQGTWITDNEGRRYRVPPNFPVRFRPSDIIEFGSDKKAMFRVKVLNTVPYESTRRGKQQQQQQVLQAA; encoded by the exons ATGCCGAGCACCACGCCGGCCTCTCGGACGGCGATCCCGCTCCCCTCCGCCTCCCCGGCCTCCCGCTGCGGCAGCCGGACGCTCCGCCTGCTCGCGCTccccgccccgcccgcgccgcggcgaAGGATCGGCCTGCCTCCTGGCCGCGCGAGGCGCCCGGTGGCGGCCGTGGCCAGCGCGGCAATGCCAGCGCCGGGGCCCAAGGCGCGCGtcctggtggccggcggcggcatcggcgggCTGGTGTTCGCGCTCGCCGCCAGGCGGAAGGGGTTCgaggtgctggtgctggagcggGACATGAGCGCCATCCGCGGGGAAGGGAGGTACCGCGGCCCGATCCAGCTGCAGAGCAACGCGCTCGCGGTGCTCGaggccgtcgacgccgccgcggccgaccaGGTCATGGACGCCGGCTGCATCACGGGGGACCGAGTCAACGGCATCGTCGACGGCGTCTCCGGCTCCTG GTACTGCAAGTTTGATACATTTACCCCTGCAGCTGAGCGGGGGCTCCCAGTCACGAGGGTCATTAGCCGCATGACGCTGCAACAGATCCTTGCTCGCGCAGTTGGCGATGACGCTATATTGAACGATAGCCATGTAGTCAATTTTATAGATGATGGCAGTAAG GTTACTGCCATATTGGAGGATGGTCGAAGATTTGAAGGCGATCTTTTGGTCGGTGCTGACGGAATATGGTCAAAG GTGAGGAAGACACTATTTGGGCACTCAGAAGCCACTTATTCAGGATACACATGCTACACTGGAATTGCAGACTTTGTGCCTCCTGATATTGACACAGTTGG GTACCGAGTATTTCTTGGTCACAAACAATACTTCGTCTCTTCAGATGTTGGTGCTGGTAAAATGCAATGGTATGCTTTTCATAAAGAAGAGGCTGGTGGCACTGACCCTGAAAATG GTAAAAAGAAACGATTGCTCGAGATATTCAGTGGTTGGTGTGACAATGTCATAGATCTGATTAATGCAACTGAAGAGGAAGCGATTCTTCGCCGTGACATATATGACCGCCCACCTACTGTGAATTGGGGAAAAGGTCGTGTGACCTTGCTTGGTGATTCTGTCCATGCTATGCAGCCAAATCTGGGTCAAGGTGGCTGCATGGCTATTGAG GATGGATACCAGCTGGCTGTGGAGCTTGAGAATGCCTGGCAGGAGAGTCTCAAGTCCGGAACTCTTATGGACATAGTTTCCTCCTTGAAGCG TTATGAGAAGGAGAGAAGGCTGCGTGTTGCTGTTATACATGGATTGGCAAGAATGGCAGCAATCATGGCAACCACTTATAGACCATATCTGGGTGTTGGTCTTGGACCTTTGTCG TTTTTGACCAAGCTGCGGATACCACATCCGGGAAGAGTTGGTGGAAGATTCTTCATCAAGATTGGAATGCCAGCGATGCTGAGCTGGGTGCTTGGTGGCAACAG TTCAAAGCTAAAAGGAAGACCTCTAAGCTGCCGGCTTTCAGACAAG GCCAACGACCAACTTTATCGATGGTTTGAGGATGACGACGCATTGGAAGAAGCTATGGGCGGAGA ATGGTACCTCTTCCCCACAAATGAAGGAAACAGCAATAGTTTGCAGCCTGTCCGTTTAATCAGGGATGAACAGAGGACAATCTCTGTTGG AAGTCGGTCAGATCCCAGTGACTCTGCATCTTCCTTGGCATTGCCCATGTCGCAG ATATCAGAAATGCATGCTACCATCACATGCAAGAACAAGGCTTTCTATCTGACTGATCTTGGAAGTGAACAAGGCACATGGATTACTGA CAATGAAGGTAGACGTTACCGTGTCCCACCAAACTTCCCGGTTCGTTTCCGCCCCTCTGATATCATTGAGTTTGGTTCCGATAAGAAG GCCATGTTCCGGGTGAAGGTGCTGAACACGGTCCCATATGAATCCACAAGAagagggaagcagcagcagcagcagcaagtccTTCAGGCTGCATGA